In the genome of Entelurus aequoreus isolate RoL-2023_Sb linkage group LG08, RoL_Eaeq_v1.1, whole genome shotgun sequence, one region contains:
- the LOC133655041 gene encoding leucine-rich repeat-containing protein 18-like — MPKSKKGGKPKARVFDLQMAQNCIELTPDGKQRLNLSFKGFTIVPECIDKLCRIDEILLSRNLIKKLPDFFDVFNNVHNLDLHSNYLEVLPPSIGLLKNLLTLNCCNNRLTHVPKEIGLLQNLRTLHLGLNRLQTLPSTIGDLKELTYIGLSDNKFAKVPKCLAQLQNLKKANLDRNPIPPPQVIKPTPIPKMFHLIKAGDLCDDCRRKCRTERKKLAEALNMKEQPSAAHVARPEIVT, encoded by the exons ATGCCCAAGAGTAAGAAAGGCGGCAAACCCAAAGCCAGGGTTTTTGACTTGCAAATGGCCCAGAATTGCATAGAGCTGACACCAGATGGCAAACAGCGCCTCAATCTCAGTTTCAAGGGATTCACAATAGTGCCCGAATGCATCGATAAGCTTTGCCGAATCGATGAAATCCTCCTGAGCCGGAACCTGATCAAGAAGCTTCCTGACTTTTTTGACGTTTTCAACAACGTCCACAATTTGGACCTGCACAGCAACTAT CTGGAGGTGCTTCCTCCGTCAATCGGCCTCCTGAAAAACCTGCTCACTTTAAATTGCTGCAACAACCGTCTAACGCACGTCCCCAAGGAGATCGGCCTGCTGCAGAATCTCCGCACGCTCCACCTGGGTCTCAACAGGCTTCAGACGCTCCCCTCCACCATCGGGGACTTGAAGGAGCTCACCTACATCGGCCTCTCCGACAACAAATTCGCCAAAGTCCCCAAGTGCCTTGCGCAGCTCCAAAATCTGAAGAAAGCCAACCTGGACAGGAACCCCATCCCTCCGCCGCAAGTCATCAAGCCTACCCCTATCCCAAAGATGTTTCATTTAATCAAGGCAGGCGATCTATGTGATGACTGTCGGAGGAAGTGCCGGACAGAGAGGAAGAAGCTAGCGGAGGCGCTGAACATGAAGGAACAGCCTTCTGCAGCACATGTGGCACGTCCGGAAATTGTTACCTAA